GAGCGACGATTTATTGATTGCCTAATGATGACAATGTCTTCAACTTACCCTTAATTTGCCTTCTGTTCATCGAAGATTTCGAAGTGAGCTTCCAGATCCAAGTGTTCAACCAAAACTCATGGCTTTCAAGAAAGGCAAGGATCAGTATGTAACATCATTGTGCTGCCAAATTCGATTTTGTTTTCCCCTGGGTGCATGAGCGTGTAATGTTGCCTTTAAGTCACTAAGCTAATTACACCTGCTCTTTCAAGGGCTGTGTCTCATGATGTGCGGTATGGTTGAGTTTGGGAAATTGGTAGGGAACTGGGGAACTACATAATGAGCAGTCAATTGTTGAGGCTTTATAAACCATTCGGAGGATCGGCATAGAAGCGCAAAAAGTTGTAGTTATACGGTCATTATCCTTTCGTGACGATAGTTTATGAGAAAAATGTCACTTTTTGGATCATTATCCTTACAGTTTATGAGGAAAAAGGAATTGGAGCTTTGCAAGATACATGATCTCATTTGAAGATGAAccctgccattttttttttacattttgcaGCTTTGCCAAATGCCCTGTCACATCTCTGGTGAAAAATTGGAAGCCCGAACTTCATGTTGGACCTGAATATATGCAAGTAATTTCCCGGCCACACTGATCTCTTAATTGGTGTAACAATTGTCTCGTATTTCAGTCATCTGATTTCCCTTCACTTTCTCACTGGTCCTCCCATTATTAGCAAAACCCTTGATCCAGAGGAGGAAGAAATACTGCGTGATCCAGAGGAGGAAGAAATACTGCGTGATCCAGAGGAGGAAGAAATACTGCGTGATGATGATGTGGTGACACCAATTAAGAAAGATGGGAcgagagaagggaagaaggaCCAACCGATAAAGGTGCTTCTTGGCTGGTTAAAACACAGCTCATACCTCCTCTCAATTTGGATTCAGCAAAACTGGCGGATAGGTCGCAAAATTTTGGAGAATCTCAATGACAGGTTTTCTCTTCTGATCATTTATCAGGAAATATCCTTATTTTAGGATCGTtagtcgtttttttttttgggttgctaAAAGAGCAACCTAATACCAGGGAAAGAGGAATTAAGGAAATCGAGGCGGTGTTTGAGGCAGCAAAGTTGGTCCCTCTTCATGCAACCAATAAGAACTTATATCCAGTTGAAGTTCTGCTTCTTTTACCTGATTTCGATCGGTATGTACTCAGTCCATGCTTGTATTATGGCTCATAAGAAGGAATCAGTCTTgataacttctcttgcatgagACTTGATCTGCTACGGAAAActtgtgtttttcttaattcatcatctGATGTGTATGCTTGTGCTTATTCGTTACACATAAGGAGTTGCTTTATGTTGCATGTAAAATGGGTTGATCTAGAATTGTCTGGGGCCGCACACCGAGCATTTTTGGCCAACGGTGAGGGACGGTGGTCATGGGAAAAAGTTCGAGAATATATTTCAGTTAATACGTTGCTTAGAGTGTTTTGCCGCACATGAAAAAACATGTCAAAGCGCGATAATTACAGGGTAAAAAGTAAACTGCTGTGTTCCTTTAATCCCTCTTCTCTGATTTCCTGGGTGGCGAAGCCCATCCTCTACctgagctttttctttttttttttttcatattaaatgGTGAGCCCAATTACTTATGGGCTTGGCAACTTACCATCATGTCCATTTCAAGCTATAATGAAAAGTTAGGAGGCCATAGGCTCAGATCCATCAAAACCGGTTGTTAGCCCCTTTTGCGGATGAGGTAAACTCAcgtaattgattctgttcctgGCTATACTATTTAACCGTGGTGGATATTAATGCTAAAGGATATATATGCTAAGTCAAAATGAcagatatttttaattttttgatggCAGATATCGAAGGATATGTAAGATGAGGACTAAGAAAACAGTAGATATCTATCTAGTTAAATACCGAATGTCCGTTTTTACCCACCCATATACATAGCTAAACATCAAACAAATCAAGGGGGGTCCATCATCACCGCCCTCGCCATCCATCATCCCGTCACAAAAACAAACTAAAGGGATGAAAGGCAagagtaaaatttaaaaacaaataataaagaCTTCACTTGATGGAGATAGCTAAGGGAATAGCGGCGGCTCCGGACGTCGCTGGGGCTGGGGGGCCACTGCGGGGATATTGCGGCCGCCGGTCTAGGGGTCGCTGCCAGAGATCTCCGGGGGATTCGCGCGGGGCGTCGCGCGGGGCGTCGCCCGGGCGTTGCCCAGGGAGGTTGGCGGCGGTTCGGTCGTCTCGTTGAGTGCCGGCATCGCGCCGGGGTCGCCTGCCGCCGTTTGGGTTGTACGCTGAAGCGTCGGCCAAACGGAGGCAGGTTCGGAGGAACCGGATAACTGCAGATCGGATGACATGCTGGTGATAAGCTGCAGCTGCCAGGGCCCCAGCAAATGGGCCGAACCAGAACATCCACTGCCCAAATAAAAAACGTCAGTTAACACCAAAAGTCAAAAGTGTTACCAAATCAAAAAAATCGACTCGCCGCCACCTGGTCGTGCCAGACGCTGGAACGATTGTAAATTACAGCGGCACCGAAGCTGCGCGCTGGGTTCACGCCGGTGCCGGTGATGGGGATGGTGGCCAGGTGAACCACCAACACCGCAAATCCAACTGCCAGTGGAGCCATAACCTGCGCACCCAAACATTCATTTGTTAAAGAAGATTACTTGGAAAGAAAACAGCTGCCTTGCTGGCAGAGCAATTACTTACGGAAATGTGGGCGTCGGTTTCTCTCCTCATTGCATCGGTGGCTGTTAATACAGTACAAACTACCAAGAAACTGCCCATGGCCTCTGCCAGCAAGGCAGTACCCCTCCGATAGCCCGGAGCTACCACGTTGGCACCCCCTCCAAAGGAATAAAAGTCATGCTCCATGGAGTTTCTCACCAATGCGACCCCAGTCACCGCACCCAAACACTGCACGATAACATAGCATACCGCTCTATTCAGACTAATTTTCCTTGCCAAAAAATATCCAAAAGTGACTGCTGGGTTCATGCAGGCCCCTGAGATGCCGGCAATGGAAAAGATCATGACAAAAGTCGTTCCTCCCACTGCCCACGCGGTCACGAGGACCCCGTCGGAGCTGCAAGGCTGCTTCTTTTGCGAGATGATGGTTGTGATTGAGATAAACAGCAACAGCGTGCTAGCCATGAACTCGGCTGCTAGGGCTTGGTAGAATGACCACTTCTTAAGCTCGGGCATATTCAGCACAGGAACCCGTGGGTTGCTCAGGCCCCTCCAACCTTCGCCGCGGgtctcctcctccatcttcgAACCTGGGATGCGACGACGGGCGAGGGGAGATGGGTGTCTGATGCAGATGAGAGACGAAGTAAGAGCGTCGTCCTTATatagagagaggggaggaggggaTGCCGCTGATGCTTTTGAAATGGTGGAGGGAGACGGCGGACACGACAGGCTAGTTCGTATAACGGAGATTAGCAATAATGACGAGGATCACAAAAGAAAGGGATGGCAATAGGCAATAGGCAATagcaaatcatttcaaaaacaactttttccttttgttgatttGACACGATCCGGTTGTGTTCCATGGCCCGCCGCCTTTCCTCCTCCGTCGCAGAGCATATCATTAAATGGTCCGTCGTCGGAGAGAACGTACAATCTGTCGCTCATTAAATGGTCTgtcggctctctctctctgctgttgGTCGACGTTCCTTTTGGGCATGGAAGTAAAAAGAATAATGATTGCTGTTGGTCGACAAGAAAAATCCGGTTCCGTCATCAGTGTCATATATATCGTCGAAGGGTCCAAAAGATCACTGAAGCCTACTAGGGGATTGACATTTAACCGACAATTTTGGTTTAAATTAGCTAATGATgacaaagtttatggaccaGCGCAACGAACTCGGAAGATGCTTCTGACACGGCATTGCCTAATTTCACTATTGAGAAAATAAACACGATTTTGGAAATGATTACTTGAGAATCAACTCAGAAAAAGTTCCGATAGATTGTGTACACGTGTGGGCAAGCAACATTTGCAAATTGCATAGGTCATGTAATTTGTGTTGACTTAGTCAACAAAACCAAatcaagagaagaaacattcggATTTGGAAATGATAACTCGTCCGATAAGATTGATGCCATGCTTAGCGGGGTGGATTAAGCTGGGACAAGCACAAAATTTTCGATAATTTTATCCTCTCTTGGCTTCCCTTAAATTCTATTATCAAATTGCTAAGTTTGAGGATATATGGCAGTTGATGAACGTACCGATTTTGGGTTTTATCCTTCATTCATCACAGATGTATTGGTTTGTAATTTTTCGTAATATTgatccaatttaatgaaaattagtgGAGgaaaaatttgttataaatgtatcgATTTATGATTTtgtagtaaatttattacagataTATCGGTTTTAaggtttttcgtggtattaacatttttttcctcaatttttttaatgtataatGAAAGAGAATAATTGATGATGTAATTGAATTGTGAAGTAACAGCCGGGCAAGGCAGTTTGTTAAACTTTTCTCGTGACAAATTCAAACGGTGCCAGagctttttaaaagtttttaatGAGCATTATAACATTTGCAGCATCGATCCAGCGCAAATCCGTTTGAGGTGCTGTAGCCTTAAAGCATGTATTACGGGGCGTCTAATTTGTAGCACTTAACGATCTAGTTATAAAAGGACACGACCACAACTCACCCGTTAGAATGGCAAAAATGCAAGGAGCAACGACAGAACTAATTTTGTGCTTCTGCTTTTCCTAGACGAAATTTGAGATGGCCTttggttaaaaataaaaatataaatttaaaggcatttttaacttttatttttaaaagaggaGA
The window above is part of the Eucalyptus grandis isolate ANBG69807.140 chromosome 6, ASM1654582v1, whole genome shotgun sequence genome. Proteins encoded here:
- the LOC104452240 gene encoding probable aquaporin PIP2-8; translation: MEEETRGEGWRGLSNPRVPVLNMPELKKWSFYQALAAEFMASTLLLFISITTIISQKKQPCSSDGVLVTAWAVGGTTFVMIFSIAGISGACMNPAVTFGYFLARKISLNRAVCYVIVQCLGAVTGVALVRNSMEHDFYSFGGGANVVAPGYRRGTALLAEAMGSFLVVCTVLTATDAMRRETDAHISVMAPLAVGFAVLVVHLATIPITGTGVNPARSFGAAVIYNRSSVWHDQWMFWFGPFAGALAAAAYHQHVIRSAVIRFLRTCLRLADASAYNPNGGRRPRRDAGTQRDDRTAANLPGQRPGDAPRDAPRESPGDLWQRPLDRRPQYPRSGPPAPATSGAAAIPLAISIK